One Massilia sp. 9096 genomic window carries:
- a CDS encoding M3 family metallopeptidase, translating into MKRHHSFIVAASIALAYAASATPSFAASTASASTLDASNPFAQVSPLPFHYPQFDKIKPEHFKPAYEAGMREQLREVDAIAANRAAPTFDNTIVAMEKSGRLLARVSTTFSNLQSANTNDDLDAIDREMSPVLAAHQDAIYMNAKLFARVKAVYDKRASLKLDAESEHLLERYHRDFVRAGANLSNADKEKLKAYNGEIASLQSKFAQNTLKEANASALIVDTRAELAGLSDTQIAAAADEAKKRGQDGKFAIVLGNTTGQAPLAQLTNRTTRERLLAASMARGSRGGEFDNRQLVLRLVTLRAQKAALLGYPNFAAYSLETETAKNPQAVNKLLADVIKPAEANARNEAGEIQKVIDAEKGGFQVGPQDWAYYTDKVRAQKFAFDENQLKPYFEMNNVVLNGVFYAANKEFGISFKERHDLPVYDPDVRVFDVFDTDGKQLAIFIMDYYARPNKQGGAWENEYVTQNKLLGTMPVVANHLNIPKPPAGQPTLLTFDEVTTAFHEFGHALHSMFSNVKYPTFGGANTARDFVEYPSQQNEMWASWPEVLASYAKHYQTGAPMPKALLDKVLATKTFNMGYITTEYTAAAILDQQWHQLAPNAIPTDVLGFEAQALANNGADFKPVPPRYRTTYFSHSFSLGYSAGYYAYLWSEKLAADTSAWFRENGGLQRKNGDTYRKMVLSRGGSQDELKTYHDFRGRDADIKPLLERRGLTGN; encoded by the coding sequence ATGAAACGTCACCACAGCTTCATCGTTGCGGCCAGCATCGCGCTGGCATATGCGGCGAGCGCCACCCCTTCCTTCGCCGCATCGACCGCCTCCGCAAGCACCCTCGACGCCTCGAATCCATTTGCCCAGGTCAGCCCGCTGCCTTTCCACTACCCGCAGTTCGACAAGATCAAGCCGGAACACTTCAAGCCCGCGTATGAAGCCGGCATGCGCGAGCAGCTGCGCGAAGTCGATGCGATCGCCGCTAACCGTGCGGCGCCGACGTTCGACAACACCATCGTCGCGATGGAGAAATCGGGACGCCTGCTGGCGCGCGTGTCGACCACGTTCTCGAACCTGCAGTCGGCCAACACCAACGACGACCTGGACGCGATCGACCGCGAGATGTCGCCGGTCCTGGCTGCGCACCAGGACGCGATCTACATGAACGCCAAGCTGTTCGCGCGCGTGAAAGCGGTGTACGACAAGCGCGCCAGCCTCAAGCTCGATGCCGAATCCGAGCACCTGCTGGAACGCTACCACCGCGACTTCGTGCGCGCGGGCGCGAACCTGTCGAACGCCGACAAGGAAAAACTCAAAGCCTACAACGGCGAGATCGCCAGCCTGCAGTCGAAGTTCGCGCAGAACACGCTGAAGGAAGCCAACGCCTCGGCGCTGATCGTCGATACCCGCGCGGAACTGGCCGGCCTGTCCGACACGCAGATCGCCGCTGCCGCCGACGAAGCCAAGAAGCGCGGCCAGGACGGCAAGTTCGCCATCGTGCTGGGCAACACCACCGGCCAGGCGCCGCTGGCCCAGCTGACCAACCGCACCACGCGCGAGCGCCTGCTGGCCGCGTCGATGGCGCGCGGCAGCCGCGGCGGCGAATTCGACAACCGCCAGCTGGTGCTGCGCCTGGTGACGCTGCGCGCGCAAAAGGCCGCGCTGCTGGGCTACCCGAACTTCGCAGCCTATTCGCTCGAGACCGAGACCGCCAAGAATCCGCAAGCCGTCAATAAGCTGCTGGCCGACGTGATCAAGCCGGCCGAGGCCAACGCGCGCAACGAAGCCGGCGAAATCCAGAAGGTGATCGATGCGGAGAAGGGCGGCTTCCAGGTCGGTCCGCAGGACTGGGCCTATTACACCGACAAGGTGCGCGCGCAAAAGTTTGCGTTCGACGAGAACCAGCTCAAGCCGTATTTTGAGATGAACAACGTGGTGCTGAACGGCGTGTTCTACGCCGCCAACAAGGAATTCGGCATCAGCTTCAAGGAGCGCCACGACCTGCCGGTGTACGACCCGGACGTGCGCGTGTTTGACGTGTTCGACACCGACGGCAAGCAGCTGGCGATCTTCATCATGGATTACTACGCCCGCCCTAACAAGCAGGGCGGCGCCTGGGAAAACGAGTACGTCACCCAGAACAAGCTGCTGGGCACGATGCCGGTGGTGGCGAACCACCTGAACATTCCGAAGCCGCCCGCCGGCCAGCCGACGCTGCTGACCTTCGACGAAGTCACCACCGCCTTCCACGAGTTCGGCCATGCGCTGCACAGCATGTTCTCGAACGTGAAGTACCCGACCTTCGGCGGCGCCAACACCGCGCGCGACTTCGTCGAGTACCCGTCGCAGCAGAACGAGATGTGGGCCAGCTGGCCCGAAGTGCTGGCCAGCTACGCCAAGCACTACCAGACCGGTGCGCCGATGCCGAAGGCGCTGCTGGACAAGGTGCTGGCGACCAAGACCTTCAACATGGGCTACATCACGACCGAGTACACGGCCGCGGCGATCCTCGACCAGCAGTGGCACCAGCTGGCCCCGAACGCGATCCCGACCGACGTGCTGGGCTTCGAGGCGCAGGCGCTGGCCAACAACGGCGCCGACTTCAAGCCGGTCCCGCCGCGCTACCGCACGACCTACTTCTCGCACAGCTTCTCGCTGGGCTACTCGGCCGGCTACTACGCTTACCTGTGGAGCGAAAAGCTGGCGGCCGACACCTCGGCCTGGTTCCGCGAGAACGGCGGCCTGCAGCGCAAGAACGGCGACACCTACCGCAAGATGGTGCTCTCGCGCGGCGGCTCGCAGGACGAGCTCAAGACCTACCACGACTTCCGCGGCCGCGATGCCGACATCAAGCCGCTGCTGGAGCGCCGCGGCTTGACCGGTAACTAA
- a CDS encoding TMEM175 family protein, producing MGKNRLEAFSDGVIAIIITIMVLELKVPHSPDFRALLPLWPVFMSYVLSFVYVGIYWNNHHHMLHAVKEVSGGVLWANLHLLFWLSLIPFVTGWMGENHFETGPTAAYGFVLLMCAAAYSILARRLVVNHEKNAMLAEAIGDDRKGKISIVLYLVGAGLSWWAAWLGFVVYAAVAVMWLIPDRRIEEKVIEEIEQEEAANDKQP from the coding sequence ATGGGCAAGAACAGACTAGAAGCCTTCAGCGACGGCGTCATCGCCATCATCATCACCATCATGGTGCTGGAACTCAAAGTCCCGCACAGCCCGGATTTCCGCGCGCTGCTGCCGCTGTGGCCCGTGTTCATGAGCTATGTGCTCAGCTTCGTCTACGTCGGCATTTACTGGAACAACCACCATCACATGCTGCACGCCGTGAAGGAAGTCAGCGGCGGCGTGCTGTGGGCGAACCTGCATTTGCTGTTCTGGCTGTCCTTGATTCCGTTCGTGACCGGCTGGATGGGCGAGAACCATTTCGAGACCGGGCCGACCGCCGCGTATGGCTTCGTGCTGCTGATGTGCGCGGCCGCGTATTCGATCCTGGCACGCCGGTTGGTCGTGAATCACGAAAAGAACGCGATGCTGGCCGAAGCCATCGGCGACGATCGCAAAGGCAAAATCTCGATCGTGCTGTACCTGGTCGGGGCCGGCTTGTCGTGGTGGGCGGCCTGGCTCGGCTTTGTCGTGTATGCGGCGGTGGCGGTGATGTGGCTGATTCCCGACCGGCGCATCGAAGAAAAAGTGATCGAGGAAATCGAGCAGGAAGAAGCGGCGAACGACAAACAGCCCTGA
- a CDS encoding DUF6869 domain-containing protein, which produces MTDFELKNLAETWCRLYQGKSSIQEREADFWSFEVLSSLCRDNPDLAWKVIVQIYANRPDETVLSNLATGPLEDLFVYQGDLALPWVDKYCANEANFVKVLQMVWRNAMSDDVWNGLKRTVERYT; this is translated from the coding sequence ATGACTGACTTTGAGTTGAAAAACCTTGCTGAAACTTGGTGTCGCTTATATCAAGGGAAGAGCAGTATCCAAGAGCGGGAGGCTGATTTCTGGTCATTCGAGGTCCTCTCGAGCCTATGCCGCGATAATCCTGACCTTGCTTGGAAAGTTATCGTTCAGATATACGCCAATCGGCCTGACGAGACAGTCCTTTCGAATCTGGCTACCGGACCCCTAGAGGATCTTTTTGTGTATCAGGGCGACCTGGCCTTGCCGTGGGTTGATAAATATTGCGCAAACGAAGCTAATTTCGTTAAGGTCCTGCAGATGGTTTGGCGCAACGCGATGTCAGACGACGTTTGGAATGGGCTGAAGCGAACGGTTGAACGATACACTTGA
- a CDS encoding DUF3144 domain-containing protein: protein MSDNTPSPEFWERANAFINLANDQCSTAHPNEVSASTLYAAARFNAFIVAKTVGTAENMKLERDRALEYFTDQFRQMMAANLDDFASNFDKYMRPDAP, encoded by the coding sequence ATGAGTGACAACACCCCCAGCCCGGAATTCTGGGAACGCGCCAACGCCTTCATCAACCTGGCCAACGACCAGTGCAGCACCGCCCATCCGAACGAAGTCAGCGCGTCCACCTTGTACGCCGCCGCCCGCTTCAACGCATTCATTGTCGCCAAGACCGTCGGGACGGCGGAGAACATGAAGCTCGAACGGGATCGCGCGCTGGAATACTTTACGGACCAGTTCCGCCAGATGATGGCTGCAAACCTGGATGATTTTGCGTCGAATTTCGACAAGTACATGCGGCCGGATGCGCCGTAA
- a CDS encoding SlyX family protein: MSDEDRIIDIEIKLTDQENLVDALNRTVYEQGRRIDQLEALVTKMAEHIRVMRDREQGPVNERPPHY; the protein is encoded by the coding sequence GTGAGCGACGAAGACCGCATCATCGACATTGAAATCAAGCTGACCGACCAGGAAAACCTGGTCGACGCGCTCAACCGCACCGTCTACGAACAGGGCCGCCGCATCGACCAGCTCGAAGCCCTGGTGACCAAGATGGCCGAGCACATCCGCGTGATGCGCGACCGCGAGCAAGGCCCGGTCAACGAACGGCCGCCGCATTATTGA
- a CDS encoding UvrD-helicase domain-containing protein, with protein sequence MSTTPNFGLNGPQSEATLYLDGPCLVLAGAGSGKTRVITQKIAYMIEHRGYDPRTIAALTFTNKAALEMQERIGKLLKQPKQAKQLTVSTFHSLGVKILRQEAAGVGLKDKFSIMDSDDCYTVVSDLALTTDKKEIRHIQNAISLWKNGLVDPEDAIRDAKDEDEAQAARIYRSYLATLQAYQAVDFDDLIRLPVELFRNNEAIRDRWQRRLRYLLMDEYQDTNTCQYELVKLMVTGVGKKPMFTAVGDDDQAIYAWRGASVENLRTLQTDFPDLRVIKLEQNYRSTTRILQAANAVIGNNPKLFEKALWSEHGLGEPIKVLGMQSDETEADQIAMMISSERFQRKNKWADFAILYRGNHQARVIEQALRKERIPYTISGGQSFFDKAEIKDIIAYLRLIANEDDDPAFIRAITTPKRGVGMATLEKLGEFSRQWNCSLFAAAFKGGIEGMLSDRQLHPLRDFCNWINELEHQATRPGPSGSGDNAAELLDEMMKEMNYEHYLYENFDDKAAQSKWQNVLEFVNWLKERGRGGRDRDGEEKNLLELTQMVALMSMLEGQDEEQDAVRMSTLHASKGLEYPHVYLVGVEEGILPHKGDPDDPIEKIAARIQEERRLMYVGITRAQRTLHVTWCKKRKRAGELVQCDPSRFIKEMALEVGDAAPKETEILSPKERLANLKALLSTSTPKVPS encoded by the coding sequence ATGTCCACCACCCCGAATTTCGGCCTGAACGGGCCGCAAAGCGAAGCCACGCTGTATCTGGACGGTCCTTGTCTGGTGCTGGCGGGCGCCGGCTCCGGCAAGACGCGCGTGATCACCCAGAAGATCGCCTACATGATCGAGCACCGCGGCTACGATCCGCGCACGATCGCGGCGCTCACCTTCACCAACAAGGCCGCGCTCGAGATGCAGGAACGCATCGGCAAGCTGCTCAAGCAGCCCAAGCAGGCCAAGCAGTTGACGGTGTCGACCTTCCACTCGCTGGGCGTCAAGATCCTGCGCCAGGAAGCGGCCGGCGTCGGCTTGAAGGACAAATTTTCGATCATGGACAGCGACGATTGCTACACCGTCGTGTCCGATCTCGCTTTGACTACCGACAAGAAGGAGATTCGCCACATCCAGAATGCCATCTCGCTGTGGAAGAACGGCCTGGTCGACCCCGAGGATGCGATCCGCGACGCCAAGGACGAGGACGAAGCACAAGCCGCGCGCATTTACCGCAGTTATCTGGCCACGCTGCAGGCCTACCAGGCGGTCGATTTCGACGATCTGATTCGCCTGCCGGTCGAACTGTTCCGCAACAACGAAGCGATCCGCGATCGCTGGCAGCGCCGCCTGCGCTACCTGCTCATGGACGAATATCAGGACACCAACACCTGTCAGTACGAACTGGTCAAGCTGATGGTGACCGGGGTGGGCAAAAAGCCGATGTTCACGGCGGTGGGCGACGACGACCAGGCCATTTATGCCTGGCGCGGCGCTTCGGTGGAAAACCTGCGGACGCTGCAGACCGATTTCCCCGACCTGCGCGTGATCAAGCTGGAGCAGAATTACCGCTCCACCACGCGCATCCTGCAGGCAGCCAACGCGGTCATCGGCAACAACCCGAAGCTGTTCGAGAAGGCGCTGTGGTCCGAGCACGGCCTGGGCGAGCCCATCAAAGTGCTGGGCATGCAAAGCGACGAGACCGAGGCCGACCAGATCGCGATGATGATCTCGTCCGAACGCTTCCAGCGCAAGAACAAATGGGCCGACTTCGCGATCCTGTACCGCGGCAACCACCAGGCGCGCGTGATCGAGCAGGCGCTGCGCAAGGAACGCATTCCGTACACGATCTCGGGCGGCCAGAGCTTCTTCGACAAGGCCGAGATCAAGGACATCATCGCCTACCTGCGCCTGATCGCCAACGAAGACGACGATCCGGCTTTCATCCGTGCGATCACGACGCCCAAGCGCGGCGTCGGCATGGCGACGCTGGAAAAGCTGGGCGAGTTCTCGCGCCAGTGGAACTGCTCGCTGTTCGCGGCGGCGTTCAAGGGCGGCATCGAGGGGATGCTGTCCGACCGCCAGCTGCACCCCTTGCGCGATTTCTGCAATTGGATCAACGAGCTGGAACACCAGGCGACGCGTCCCGGCCCGTCCGGCAGCGGCGACAACGCCGCCGAACTGCTCGACGAGATGATGAAGGAAATGAATTACGAGCACTACTTGTACGAGAACTTCGACGACAAGGCGGCGCAAAGCAAATGGCAGAACGTGCTCGAATTCGTCAACTGGCTGAAGGAACGCGGCCGTGGCGGACGCGACCGTGACGGCGAGGAGAAAAACCTGCTCGAGCTGACCCAGATGGTAGCGTTGATGTCGATGCTCGAAGGCCAGGACGAGGAGCAGGATGCGGTGCGCATGTCGACCCTGCACGCGTCGAAAGGCCTGGAGTATCCGCACGTCTACCTGGTCGGCGTCGAGGAGGGCATCCTGCCGCACAAGGGCGATCCGGACGACCCGATCGAAAAGATCGCCGCACGCATCCAGGAAGAGCGGCGCTTGATGTACGTCGGCATCACGCGTGCGCAGCGCACCTTGCACGTGACCTGGTGCAAGAAGAGAAAGCGCGCCGGTGAGCTGGTGCAGTGCGATCCATCGCGCTTCATCAAGGAGATGGCGCTCGAGGTCGGCGATGCGGCGCCCAAGGAAACCGAGATCCTCAGCCCCAAGGAACGCCTGGCCAACCTGAAGGCGCTGTTGTCGACGTCGACGCCGAAAGTGCCGTCCTGA
- a CDS encoding SRPBCC family protein yields the protein MKFEHLIEINDPLNPLIDTISVEQLWRGLVLRAEDPKRFMPHLDECTISEREAGSFKRSLRYGELVIADRVVLTPLLQVRYEVPSQGEIAESRMTMTIEAPSEGVLWVRFFYDDGNPEAGDEMSKMYEDFKKSAYQEADIDTIKIVRQLAADGKLDATYLN from the coding sequence ATGAAATTCGAACACCTGATTGAGATTAATGACCCGCTGAACCCGCTGATCGACACGATCAGCGTCGAGCAGCTCTGGCGCGGCCTGGTGCTGCGCGCCGAAGACCCGAAACGCTTCATGCCGCACCTCGATGAATGCACGATCAGCGAGCGCGAGGCCGGCAGCTTCAAGCGCAGCCTGCGCTACGGCGAGCTGGTGATCGCCGACCGCGTCGTGCTCACGCCGCTGCTGCAGGTGCGCTACGAAGTCCCGTCCCAGGGCGAGATCGCCGAGTCGCGCATGACGATGACGATCGAGGCGCCGAGCGAAGGCGTGCTGTGGGTGCGCTTCTTTTACGACGACGGCAACCCGGAAGCGGGCGACGAGATGAGCAAGATGTACGAGGACTTCAAGAAGTCGGCCTACCAGGAAGCCGACATCGACACCATCAAGATCGTGCGCCAGCTGGCCGCCGATGGCAAGCTGGACGCCACTTATTTGAACTGA
- a CDS encoding dihydrolipoyl dehydrogenase, whose protein sequence is MQQLNVDVAVIGAGTAGLVAYRAAKAQGARTILIEGGPYGTTCARVGCMPSKLLIAAAEAAHMIDAAPGFGVHAGEKRVDGVAVMARVRNERDRFVGFVVEGVEHIPAEDKLRGHARFTGPHTLQVDGEDGPVAKIEAARIVIATGSTPTRVPRLENVGPGVVTSDDVFYWQDLPRSVAVIGTGVIGLELGQALTRLGVRVSVYARGGSVAQLSDPVVLRNAARVMGEALDLHFQSEVVNAVQDGDEVVLTTREAGEEQAARFQYVLMAIGRTPNVFDLDIEKAGLACGANGVPLFDSRTMQCGSSHIFIAGDANNERPVLPEAADHGKIAGDNAGRYPDIRPGLRRAALTTAFTEPNIVTLGSGYKDLCAPGKPKFAIGQVSFENQGRSRVMLQNQGMLRVYGEYGSGRFLGAEMIAPRGEHLGHLLAWAVQSRMTVGEMLEMPFYHPVVEEGVRTALRDLATELAKDASKTDPADMEPGT, encoded by the coding sequence ATGCAGCAATTGAACGTCGATGTCGCCGTGATCGGCGCCGGTACCGCCGGCCTGGTGGCCTACCGCGCCGCCAAGGCGCAGGGGGCGCGCACGATCCTGATCGAGGGTGGACCCTACGGCACCACCTGCGCGCGCGTGGGCTGCATGCCCAGCAAGCTGCTGATCGCGGCGGCCGAGGCCGCGCACATGATCGATGCCGCGCCCGGCTTTGGCGTGCATGCGGGCGAAAAGCGCGTCGATGGCGTGGCCGTGATGGCGCGCGTGCGCAACGAGCGCGACCGCTTCGTCGGCTTCGTAGTCGAAGGCGTCGAGCATATCCCGGCGGAAGACAAGCTGCGCGGCCATGCGCGCTTCACCGGGCCGCACACGCTGCAGGTCGACGGCGAAGACGGCCCGGTCGCCAAAATCGAGGCGGCGCGCATCGTGATCGCGACCGGTTCGACGCCGACGCGCGTGCCGCGCCTGGAAAACGTCGGCCCCGGCGTGGTCACCAGCGATGACGTATTTTATTGGCAGGACCTGCCGCGCTCGGTGGCGGTGATCGGCACCGGCGTGATCGGCCTGGAGCTCGGCCAGGCTCTCACGCGCCTGGGCGTGCGCGTGAGCGTGTACGCGCGCGGAGGCAGCGTGGCCCAGCTGAGCGACCCGGTGGTGCTGCGCAACGCCGCGCGCGTGATGGGCGAGGCGCTCGATCTGCATTTCCAGTCCGAGGTGGTCAACGCGGTGCAGGACGGCGACGAGGTCGTGCTCACCACGCGCGAAGCCGGCGAGGAACAGGCCGCGCGCTTCCAGTACGTGTTGATGGCGATCGGGCGCACGCCCAACGTATTCGACCTGGACATCGAGAAGGCCGGCCTGGCCTGCGGCGCCAACGGCGTGCCGCTGTTCGACAGCCGCACCATGCAGTGCGGATCCAGCCACATCTTCATCGCCGGCGACGCCAACAACGAGCGCCCGGTGCTGCCCGAAGCGGCCGACCACGGCAAGATCGCCGGCGACAATGCCGGCCGCTACCCGGACATCCGCCCGGGCCTGCGCCGCGCCGCCCTGACCACCGCCTTCACCGAACCGAACATCGTCACGCTCGGGTCCGGTTACAAGGATTTGTGCGCGCCGGGCAAGCCCAAGTTCGCGATCGGCCAGGTCTCGTTCGAGAACCAGGGCCGCAGCCGCGTCATGCTGCAGAACCAGGGCATGCTGCGCGTGTACGGGGAATATGGCAGCGGCCGCTTCCTGGGCGCGGAGATGATCGCGCCGCGCGGCGAACACCTGGGCCATTTGCTGGCCTGGGCGGTGCAGTCGCGCATGACGGTCGGAGAAATGCTGGAGATGCCGTTCTATCACCCGGTGGTCGAGGAGGGCGTGCGCACCGCGCTGCGCGACCTCGCCACCGAACTGGCCAAGGACGCCAGCAAGACCGACCCGGCCGACATGGAGCCGGGGACGTGA
- a CDS encoding MFS transporter: protein MRLDLSERWQRNLIVCLFGSFTTVLGMTLMLPFLPLYVEQLGVSGHAAVVQWSGVAYSATFVMAGLVAPLWGRLGDRYGRKSMLLRASLSMTVCVSLMGLAANIWQLVGLRLLLGLASGYSSGATILVAVQTPKARSGQALGLLASGIMAGNLAGPLVGGALPPLIGIRATFWSASALILVAFVVTAWLVKEVPRSADAPVRKAVSWSQIPNKKPVLAMLVTGLMLMIANMSIEPIITVYVRTLVADPAHVTFTAGLVMSAAALGSVLSASRLGRLADRIGHVRVIAYALTAAALLLLPQAFVTASWQLIVLRFLMGLALGGLMPCITAVIRHNVPEHVVGATLGYSLSSQFAGQFTGPLIGGFVGGHIGMRAVFLATSGLLLVTALYARRAA from the coding sequence ATGCGACTGGACTTGAGCGAGCGGTGGCAGCGCAATCTCATCGTTTGCCTGTTCGGCTCGTTCACGACCGTGCTGGGGATGACCTTGATGCTGCCGTTCCTGCCTTTGTATGTGGAACAACTCGGCGTCAGCGGCCACGCCGCGGTCGTGCAATGGTCGGGCGTCGCCTACAGCGCGACCTTCGTCATGGCCGGCCTGGTCGCCCCGCTGTGGGGCCGCCTGGGCGACCGCTACGGACGCAAGTCGATGCTGCTGCGCGCCAGCCTGAGCATGACGGTCTGCGTTTCGCTGATGGGGCTGGCGGCCAATATCTGGCAGCTGGTCGGCCTGCGCCTGCTGCTGGGCCTGGCGAGCGGCTATTCGTCCGGCGCGACCATCCTGGTGGCGGTGCAGACGCCGAAGGCACGTTCGGGCCAGGCGCTCGGCCTGCTGGCCTCGGGCATCATGGCTGGCAACCTGGCCGGTCCGCTGGTCGGCGGCGCCTTGCCGCCCCTGATCGGCATCCGCGCCACCTTCTGGAGCGCCAGCGCGCTGATCCTGGTCGCCTTCGTCGTCACGGCCTGGCTGGTCAAGGAAGTGCCACGCAGCGCCGACGCGCCGGTGCGCAAGGCCGTCAGCTGGTCGCAGATCCCGAATAAGAAGCCGGTGCTGGCGATGCTGGTGACCGGCCTGATGCTGATGATCGCGAACATGTCGATCGAACCGATCATCACCGTGTACGTACGCACCCTGGTGGCCGATCCGGCCCACGTGACCTTCACCGCCGGGCTGGTGATGTCGGCAGCGGCGCTGGGCAGCGTGCTGTCGGCTTCGCGCCTGGGCCGCCTGGCCGACCGGATCGGCCACGTGCGCGTGATCGCCTATGCCTTGACTGCGGCCGCCCTGCTGCTGCTGCCGCAGGCTTTCGTCACGGCGAGCTGGCAGCTGATCGTGCTGCGCTTCTTGATGGGCCTGGCCCTGGGCGGGCTGATGCCCTGCATTACCGCCGTGATCCGCCACAACGTACCCGAGCACGTGGTCGGCGCCACGCTCGGCTATTCGCTGTCGTCGCAGTTTGCCGGGCAGTTCACCGGACCGCTGATCGGCGGCTTCGTCGGTGGGCATATCGGCATGCGCGCGGTCTTTTTGGCGACTAGCGGCCTGCTGCTGGTCACCGCGCTGTATGCCCGGCGCGCGGCCTGA